From Rhodamnia argentea isolate NSW1041297 chromosome 10, ASM2092103v1, whole genome shotgun sequence, a single genomic window includes:
- the LOC115729766 gene encoding transmembrane protein 87B-like, whose amino-acid sequence MEVRESCRIKRRLGLFFVALLCLCDSMIVVTVDASVHDYFNEAFTSRSNAFFFHGGSEGLHAPRSTIPLPTAPNITTSPKGKSFIRFDDVTFIRTKESVNAQNAMQQNTGLVEAIILDIKDRKRIGGSYLKSDMICCTPQLADEGACKLGEVIIQRNPDNPDWPRRIKTFFAGTHQETKMESVTIEIDKTGMYYLYFMYCDPQLKGTIIKGRTVWRNPSGYLPGKMAPLMVVFGLMSLAYLVLGLIWFLKFVQRWKDIIQLHYHITAVIALGMCESALWYFEYSNLNSTGKRPMGITIWAVTFTAVKKTLSRLLLLVVSMGYGVVRPTLGGITSRVLLLGGTYLVASESYELVEHLGNINDFSGKTALFLVLPVTFLDACFILWIFSSLSKTLEQLQMKRNMAKLELYRKFTNSLAVSVLLSIAWIGFELYFNATDPLSELWQVYWIIPAFWTILAYSLLVVICILWAPSHNPTRYSYMEENEDIEEGISLTNSSKATGDSVTKLGEDLEEDKRE is encoded by the exons atgGAAGTGAGAGAATCGTGCAGGATTAAGCGCCGGTTAGGGCTCTTCTTCGTAGCTCTGCTTTGCTTGTGCGATTCGATGATCGTCGTCACCGTGGACGCTTCGGTCCACGATTACTTCAACGAAGCCTTCACCTCGCGCTCCAACGCCTTCTTCTTCCATGGCGGCAGCGAAGGCCTCCACGCTCCCCGGTCCACGATCCCGCTTCCGACGGCTCCTAATATCACCACGAGCCCCAAGGGGAAGTCCTTCATCAG gtttgatgaCGTCACCTTCATAAGAACAAAGGAGTCTGTTAATGCACAGAATGCAATGCAACAGAATACTGGCTTGGTGGAGGCTATCATACTTGATATAAAAGATCGGAAAAGGATTGGAGGTTCTTACTTGAAATCTGATATGATATGTTGCACTCCTCAGTTGGCTGATGAGGGAGCCTGCAAATTAGGTGAAGTTATTATTCAGAGAAACCCAGATAACCCTGACTGGCCTAGACGCATAAAAACTTTCTTTGCTGGGACAcatcaagaaacaaaaatggagAGTGTGACTATTGAGATCGATAAGACAGGGATGTACTATTTGTATTTTATGTATTGTGATCCACAACTCAAGGGTACCATAATTAAAGGGAGGACAGTATGGAGAAATCCAAGTGGTTATTTGCCTGGAAAAATGGCTCCTTTGATGGTAGTGTTTGGTTTAATGTCATTGGCTTACCTTGTACTTGGACTTATATGGTTTTTGAAGTTTGTTCAACGCTGGAAGGATATCATACAGTTGCATTACCACATAACTGCAGTTATTGCTCTTGGAATGTGTGAATCGGCTCTCTGGTACTTCGAATATTCAAACTTAAACTCTACTGGAAAAAGACCGATGGGCATCACGATATGGGCTGTCACTTTTACTGCTGTTAAGAAAACACTCTCTCGACTTCTCTTATTGGTAGTGTCAATGGGTTATGGAGTGGTGAGACCTACCCTTGGGGGCATAACCTCAAGAGTGCTTCTTCTTGGTGGAACATATCTAGTTGCATCTGAGTCGTATGAACTTGTTGAACATCTTGGGAATATCAACGACTTTTCTGGAAAGACAGCATTGTTTCTTGTTTTGCCAGTTACATTTCTGGACGCTTGCTTTATATTATGGATCTTTTCATCATTATCCAAAACTCTGGAGCAGCTTCAg ATGAAGAGAAATATGGCTAAATTAGAGCTTTACCGAAAATTTACCAATTCTCTTGCTGTATCTGTGCTACTTTCAATTGCTTGGATTGGCTTTGAG TTGTACTTCAATGCTACAGATCCATTGAGTGAGCTGTGGCAAGTTTACTGGATCATTCCAGCATTCTGGACTATTCTTGCATACTCTCTCTTGGTTGTTATTTGCATTCTCTGGGCTCCTTCACACAACCCAACTAG ATATTCATACATGGAAGAGAATGAAGACATTGAGGAGGGCATCTCTTTGACAAACAGTAGCAAGGCGACAGGTGATAGTGTGACCAAACTCGGAGAAGACCTTGAGGAGGATAAGCGCGAATAG